The following coding sequences lie in one Mercenaria mercenaria strain notata chromosome 5, MADL_Memer_1, whole genome shotgun sequence genomic window:
- the LOC128557455 gene encoding uncharacterized protein LOC128557455, with translation MTSGDKIYQVNLEELVEDYTWRCYKRDQGFFRKLFLRRSDYVFDIRWGYVDFKHVTNPDDKKTNAEQSAAGGIDTGEGTSTDKHDSTIDAQIRGLVSQIDATNKKDMELYFSEYENETSTPQIYTFTAARATTTTTKIEMQENYTLGAETNLEINLAEIVKIGGSVSGSFSVTETKAEEFSKTLSWNIDTQINVPSWNKAKASLYVYEIPSKSKFLVKTTMSLPRGQLPVTIRRRKDGKEVHIEWICDLAVLFDEDYRNRSSVKIDKTVIMDNGDKVIENQIVLTTRGICRNVSFKNQHVKVECQKIDGAPQDGTHRSQADHEGSVEPAGEDGGGC, from the coding sequence ATGACAAGCGGTGACAAAATATATCAGGTTAATTTGGAGGAGCTGGTGGAAGACTACACGTGGCGTTGCTACAAACGAGACCAGGGCTTCTTCAGAAAACTGTTTCTCAGGCGCAGCGATTATGTGTTCGACATAAGATGGGGATATGTGGATTTTAAACACGTGACAAATCCAGACGATAAGAAAACAAATGCGGAACAATCAGCAGCTGGCGGAATAGATACTGGGGAAGGTACAAGTACTGATAAACACGATTCAACGATAGACGCTCAAATAAGAGGACTTGTTTCCCAGATTGACGCGACCAACAAGAAAGACATGGAACTGTATTTTTCTGAGTATGAAAACGAAACAAGTACACCACAGATATATACTTTTACTGCAGCACGTGCAACTACAACAACAACGAAGATAGAAATGCAAGAGAACTATACTCTTGGCGCAGAAACAAATCTTGAAATCAATTTagcagaaattgtaaaaattggaGGTAGTGTAAGCGGGTCATTTTCTGTAACCGAAACAAAAGCGGAGGAATTTTCAAAAACGCTGTCCTGGAACATAGACACACAAATAAATGTTCCAAGTTGGAATAAAGCCAAAGCTTCTTTGTACGTATATGAGATTCCATCCAAATCAAAGTTTTTGGTTAAAACAACCATGAGTCTTCCGAGGGGACAACTTCCAGTAACTATCAGACGGCGAAAAGACGGTAAAGAGGTGCACATAGAGTGGATTTGCGATCTTGCTGTTCTTTTTGATGAAGACTACAGGAACAGAAGCAGCGTTAAGATTGATAAGACTGTTATAATGGACAATGGAGATAAAGTTATCGAGAATCAGATTGTACTGACAACACGTGGTATATGTAGAAATGTATCATTTAAGAACCAACACGTGAAAGTTGAATGTCAGAAAATAGACGGTGCTCCGCAAGATGGAACACACAGAAGCCAGGCCGACCATGAGGGATCAGTTGAACCAGCCGGTGAGGATGGTGGAGGTTGCTGA